The Candidatus Poribacteria bacterium genome includes a region encoding these proteins:
- a CDS encoding GDP-mannose 4,6-dehydratase, whose product MKYLVTGCAGFIGWKVTEFLLEMGHTVVGVDNINTAYDIRVKQWRLKQLEGTPNFEFHRFDICDRDALRKIFRGSDTAQRSVPTTFNAVINLAARAGVRQSVENPWVYVDTNVTGTLNLLELCREFEVSKFVLASTSSLYGANNSLPFSEEANTDGPLSPYAASKKGAESLCHSYHHLYGIDVTIFRFFTVYGPAGRPDMSAFRFVQWISEGKPVIVYGDGKQSSRDYTYLEDIARGVIAGLKPLKYEVINLGSDSPIVLIDTIRLIEELIGKEAELSHQPFHPADVRATWADIRKAEKLLEWRPQVTFREGITALVEWYQANREWAKHIQTG is encoded by the coding sequence ATGAAATATCTCGTAACCGGCTGTGCAGGATTTATCGGATGGAAAGTGACGGAATTTTTGCTGGAGATGGGTCATACCGTCGTCGGGGTTGATAACATAAATACCGCTTACGACATACGTGTCAAGCAGTGGAGACTCAAGCAACTCGAAGGCACCCCAAACTTTGAATTCCACCGTTTTGACATCTGCGACCGAGATGCACTGCGAAAAATATTTAGAGGTTCTGATACGGCACAGCGGAGTGTGCCTACTACTTTTAATGCTGTGATTAACCTTGCAGCACGCGCCGGTGTCCGGCAGTCTGTGGAAAATCCGTGGGTATACGTTGATACGAACGTGACCGGGACGCTAAACCTGTTAGAGTTATGCCGTGAGTTTGAAGTAAGTAAATTTGTATTGGCTTCAACATCAAGCCTCTACGGTGCGAACAACTCACTTCCGTTCAGTGAGGAAGCGAACACAGACGGTCCCTTATCCCCTTATGCTGCTTCAAAAAAAGGTGCCGAATCGCTTTGTCACAGTTACCACCATCTCTACGGTATCGACGTGACAATCTTCCGTTTTTTCACTGTCTATGGGCCCGCTGGTAGACCTGACATGAGTGCGTTCCGCTTCGTCCAATGGATTAGCGAAGGAAAACCGGTTATTGTCTATGGCGATGGCAAACAGTCCTCGCGAGACTATACCTATCTCGAAGACATTGCCCGGGGTGTGATTGCAGGGTTGAAACCGCTCAAGTACGAAGTGATTAATCTCGGTTCAGATAGTCCCATCGTGCTGATTGATACGATTCGACTGATAGAGGAATTAATTGGCAAAGAAGCGGAACTCTCACATCAACCGTTCCATCCCGCAGATGTGCGTGCAACGTGGGCAGATATCCGAAAGGCGGAAAAACTTTTAGAGTGGCGACCACAGGTCACTTTTCGAGAGGGAATAACCGCACTTGTGGAATGGTATCAGGCAAATCGGGAATGGGCAAAGCACATCCAAACAGGCTAA
- a CDS encoding redoxin domain-containing protein, with protein sequence MKLFIVAIISIAFFGMLASFADEQAEPAPPKVGDTAPDWTLQDPEEKEHNLKKLRGKVVFLILGNRKIRKEDDKWAEAFQKDYRENTQVNAYIIADMRSVPGFIPKRFIRGQLKKNPPPVKFLLDWKGEVHKQYQTEKKKPTLYLISQKGTIVFHRKADFKPEAYAELKKEIDKLLTAPDEE encoded by the coding sequence ATGAAATTATTTATCGTTGCTATCATCAGTATCGCGTTTTTCGGGATGCTCGCGAGTTTCGCCGACGAACAGGCTGAGCCAGCACCGCCAAAAGTTGGCGACACAGCACCGGATTGGACGCTCCAAGACCCTGAAGAGAAAGAACATAACCTGAAGAAGCTGCGCGGTAAGGTCGTCTTTCTGATTCTCGGTAACCGGAAAATTCGGAAGGAAGACGACAAATGGGCAGAGGCGTTTCAGAAGGATTATCGAGAGAACACACAGGTTAACGCCTATATCATCGCCGATATGCGGAGCGTTCCGGGGTTCATACCGAAACGGTTTATTAGAGGTCAACTCAAGAAAAACCCGCCGCCTGTGAAATTCCTACTGGATTGGAAAGGCGAAGTGCATAAACAGTATCAGACAGAAAAAAAGAAACCGACGCTCTACCTAATCTCGCAGAAAGGCACGATTGTATTCCACCGAAAAGCGGATTTCAAACCGGAGGCTTATGCCGAACTTAAAAAGGAAATCGACAAACTTTTAACCGCCCCTGACGAAGAGTAA
- the cimA gene encoding citramalate synthase, producing the protein MVEFYDTTLRDGSQAEGVAFSVEDKLIIIEALDKLGIRYIEGGYPGSNPKDIEFFKRAKGLALETATIVPFGSTRYPTYTADADPNLSALLDTGARTVTIFGKSWRLHATDVLRVTAEENLELIESSVRYLVENGREVIYDAEHFFDGYADDAAYAVETLRAAAAGGASCLVLCDTNGGRLPLEIQEGVKVVLAELSLPVGIHTHNDAGMGAANSVLAVQAGATHIQGTFNGYGERCGNANLASIIPTVQLKLGIKCLSDVQLQGLTSVSRLISELANLPHDERQPYVGRSAFAHKGGLHTDAIRKNRLTYEHIIPETVGNTQRILVSDQAGRGTIMKKIEKEYPDYDKNSPQVLELFKRLKEAEQEGYQYEAAEASFELLTHKVFNGYESFFDPVGFRVIIEQFTDFAMRSEATVKVTTPDGLTAHTAADGDGPVNALDTALRKALEQFYPALQTVRLIDYKVRVLDTKAGTGSKVRVLIEASDGEKSWRTVGVSENIISASCEALLDSFEYKLYTDKKVTALQQSE; encoded by the coding sequence ATGGTTGAATTTTACGATACAACGCTCAGGGATGGCAGCCAAGCAGAAGGCGTGGCGTTTTCTGTTGAAGATAAACTCATCATCATAGAAGCACTTGATAAATTAGGGATCCGCTACATTGAGGGGGGTTACCCAGGTTCCAATCCGAAAGATATAGAATTTTTCAAGCGGGCGAAGGGGCTGGCACTCGAAACAGCGACGATTGTGCCATTTGGTAGCACGAGATACCCGACTTATACCGCCGATGCCGATCCGAATCTATCTGCTTTGCTGGACACGGGGGCACGAACTGTCACGATATTCGGGAAAAGTTGGCGGCTCCATGCGACCGATGTCCTGCGCGTGACGGCTGAAGAGAACTTGGAATTAATTGAGAGTTCTGTCCGATACCTCGTGGAGAACGGTCGCGAGGTAATTTACGATGCGGAGCACTTTTTTGATGGCTACGCCGATGACGCTGCGTATGCAGTAGAAACACTGCGAGCCGCTGCAGCAGGTGGTGCGAGTTGTCTCGTCCTCTGTGATACCAACGGTGGTAGATTGCCATTGGAGATCCAGGAAGGTGTCAAGGTCGTCCTCGCCGAGTTATCTTTGCCTGTCGGCATTCACACGCACAACGATGCTGGGATGGGTGCGGCAAACTCGGTATTGGCTGTACAGGCTGGTGCGACCCACATACAAGGTACATTCAACGGCTATGGTGAACGGTGTGGAAACGCTAATCTCGCCTCTATTATCCCTACGGTTCAACTCAAACTCGGGATAAAGTGTCTCAGCGATGTGCAGCTGCAAGGATTAACGAGCGTATCACGACTTATCAGCGAATTGGCGAACCTCCCGCATGATGAGCGTCAACCCTATGTGGGACGTTCTGCTTTTGCGCATAAGGGGGGTTTACATACCGATGCGATCCGTAAAAACCGCCTTACTTATGAACACATCATACCCGAAACGGTTGGCAATACGCAACGGATTCTCGTCTCTGACCAAGCCGGACGCGGCACGATCATGAAAAAAATTGAGAAGGAGTATCCGGATTACGATAAGAATTCACCGCAGGTGTTAGAACTCTTCAAGCGTCTCAAAGAAGCCGAACAAGAAGGTTACCAATACGAAGCCGCTGAAGCATCGTTTGAACTTTTGACACATAAGGTGTTTAACGGATATGAGTCCTTCTTTGATCCTGTCGGTTTTCGCGTGATTATTGAGCAGTTCACTGATTTCGCGATGCGTTCCGAAGCAACCGTAAAGGTCACGACACCAGACGGTCTGACTGCACATACCGCTGCCGATGGCGATGGTCCGGTCAACGCACTTGACACGGCACTCCGAAAGGCTCTCGAACAGTTCTATCCCGCCCTGCAGACAGTCCGGCTCATAGATTACAAAGTCCGAGTGCTGGATACCAAAGCTGGCACTGGTTCAAAAGTCAGAGTGCTGATTGAAGCGAGTGACGGAGAGAAAAGTTGGAGAACCGTCGGTGTCTCAGAGAATATCATCTCCGCGAGTTGCGAGGCACTGCTTGATAGTTTTGAATATAAACTCTATACGGATAAAAAAGTCACTGCCTTACAACAGTCGGAATAA
- a CDS encoding tetratricopeptide repeat protein: MTYSRKFLFALLIFGILCSCTQTPEQRAKDATVLIVIGEADSGINHGSGFFVGRDKIATNIHVVAGARMVFAVGKTKVYNIEKVTGYDLDRDLVVLKVEGKGNPLEIGEGKINEPIFLAGYPGGAYDVTKGKVHGIRNSDKQLRLVPEGFPENRGASVVSTGNSGGPVLNSNGQVIGIAVSTAENFSFASTSMALKSLLNSDEQNLSDWQKKDPILAFVYEMWGHNKLENHDYDLAVEGINKAIPLYRYADAYTIRGQAKYSLKRHQEAIKDFDDAIGLIPDNFAVYFLRGIANLNKGNYGNAIQDFNKTLELNPDYAEAYRHRGIAKKRKPNPDYAGAVDDYTEAIKRNPKDARAYNNRGNVKLNRNDYDGAFDDCTEAIKRNPKNAYAYFNRGIAQAKKPNPDYAGAIDDYTEAIGLNSDYTLLGQLYLNLGDMQKNLGQYEKANLNLAKAYYCWGRADANSDNYQKAIRKFDKSIALNPDDKTYYARGNAKQKSSDYEGAIQDYTAAISQNSDYAKAYYARGDVRLLLSDDGDYQAAGADFKTAIKLNLNYPEAYYKLGITQQRLGEYQAAINAFDQAIKLKNPTIYAEAYRARAEAKETSQKNIEAKVDSIIAHNHWGNEAYKSGDYEEAIEHFNKSLALSKNLERAKNFRVRAYNRLGNIKEKLGKLKADLADLEGARNLYKEAIQNYDEAIKLATKNDLAYYYTNRGVTKLLRGASRDPNEAIEDCQAALHDFNKALEQKSNFSFSYHFRGSVRYLLGYAKAKHGHSKEARKLYKSAIEDFKAAIKLDGGYAGHYGGLGLANAGLGKARAAIDAFEKAKQLKAAKTEN, from the coding sequence ATGACATATAGTAGAAAATTTTTATTCGCATTACTTATTTTCGGGATCCTATGCTCTTGTACACAGACTCCCGAGCAGCGTGCTAAAGATGCTACAGTCCTGATAGTTATCGGAGAGGCAGACAGCGGTATCAACCACGGTAGCGGCTTTTTCGTAGGACGTGATAAAATTGCGACCAATATCCATGTTGTTGCTGGTGCAAGAATGGTTTTCGCTGTTGGGAAAACAAAAGTTTACAATATTGAAAAGGTCACTGGATATGATCTCGACCGTGACTTGGTTGTTCTAAAGGTGGAAGGTAAAGGCAACCCCCTTGAAATTGGCGAAGGAAAAATAAACGAACCCATTTTCCTCGCAGGTTACCCCGGTGGAGCTTACGATGTCACAAAGGGCAAAGTACACGGCATCCGAAACAGCGACAAACAACTTCGGTTGGTCCCCGAAGGTTTTCCAGAAAATCGCGGGGCTTCTGTTGTTTCTACTGGGAACAGTGGCGGACCAGTCCTAAACAGCAACGGACAAGTTATTGGAATCGCCGTTTCCACAGCCGAGAATTTTAGTTTCGCCAGTACTTCAATGGCACTGAAGTCATTGCTTAATTCAGATGAGCAAAATCTCTCGGATTGGCAAAAGAAAGATCCTATACTTGCCTTTGTCTATGAAATGTGGGGGCATAATAAATTAGAAAACCATGATTATGATCTGGCAGTAGAAGGGATTAATAAAGCCATTCCATTATACCGGTATGCTGATGCCTACACGATCCGAGGGCAGGCAAAATACAGCCTCAAACGGCATCAGGAGGCGATTAAAGACTTTGATGACGCGATCGGATTGATCCCAGATAATTTCGCCGTCTACTTCCTTAGAGGTATAGCGAATCTAAACAAGGGTAACTACGGGAACGCAATTCAAGACTTTAACAAAACTCTTGAATTAAATCCAGATTATGCAGAAGCTTACCGTCATCGAGGCATTGCGAAAAAAAGAAAGCCTAACCCAGATTATGCAGGTGCGGTTGACGACTATACTGAAGCCATCAAACGAAATCCGAAGGATGCCCGTGCCTATAACAACCGAGGCAACGTAAAATTGAACAGGAACGACTACGATGGAGCATTTGACGATTGTACAGAAGCCATCAAACGAAATCCGAAAAATGCTTATGCCTATTTTAATCGGGGCATCGCGCAAGCAAAAAAGCCTAACCCAGATTATGCAGGTGCGATTGACGACTATACCGAAGCCATCGGCCTAAATTCAGATTATACGCTGTTGGGACAGCTCTACCTCAATCTTGGGGACATGCAGAAAAACTTAGGTCAATATGAAAAAGCCAATCTAAACTTAGCTAAAGCTTACTATTGCTGGGGTAGAGCCGATGCTAACAGCGATAACTATCAAAAGGCAATTAGAAAATTTGATAAATCCATTGCGTTAAATCCGGATGACAAGACCTATTATGCGCGGGGCAATGCAAAGCAGAAAAGCAGCGACTATGAAGGTGCTATTCAAGACTATACAGCAGCTATCAGCCAGAATTCAGATTATGCGAAAGCCTATTATGCACGCGGCGATGTGCGACTCTTGCTTAGTGACGACGGTGATTATCAAGCAGCGGGTGCTGACTTTAAAACGGCTATCAAACTAAATCTAAATTACCCGGAAGCTTACTACAAATTAGGTATAACGCAGCAACGTCTTGGAGAATATCAAGCAGCAATTAACGCCTTTGATCAAGCTATTAAATTAAAGAATCCAACGATTTATGCTGAAGCTTACAGAGCCAGAGCGGAGGCAAAGGAAACTTCACAGAAGAATATAGAGGCTAAAGTAGATTCTATCATCGCCCATAATCATTGGGGCAATGAAGCCTACAAAAGCGGTGATTATGAAGAAGCAATTGAGCACTTTAACAAAAGTCTTGCGTTAAGCAAAAATCTTGAGCGTGCCAAAAATTTTCGAGTCAGGGCATACAACCGGCTCGGCAACATAAAAGAAAAACTTGGAAAACTCAAAGCGGATTTAGCCGATTTAGAAGGCGCACGAAACCTATATAAAGAAGCCATCCAAAACTATGATGAAGCCATTAAATTAGCCACCAAGAATGATCTAGCTTATTACTACACAAATAGAGGCGTGACAAAGCTCCTACGCGGAGCTAGTCGTGACCCCAACGAGGCGATTGAAGACTGTCAAGCAGCACTTCACGATTTTAATAAAGCCCTTGAACAAAAATCAAATTTTAGTTTTTCTTACCATTTTCGAGGGTCGGTGCGCTACCTACTCGGTTACGCGAAGGCGAAGCACGGACATTCAAAGGAAGCACGAAAATTGTATAAGTCGGCAATTGAAGATTTTAAGGCAGCTATTAAGTTGGATGGTGGTTACGCCGGGCACTACGGAGGTCTGGGACTTGCAAACGCTGGGCTTGGTAAAGCGAGAGCGGCGATAGATGCTTTTGAAAAAGCGAAGCAACTAAAAGCAGCGAAGACTGAAAATTAA
- the mazG gene encoding nucleoside triphosphate pyrophosphohydrolase, giving the protein MPKDLFEELVDVIATLRSENGCPWDREQTHESLKSTLIEETYETLEAIDTGDPKKLKEELGDLLLNIMLQAQIAAEHEDFDIYGVIETLTEKLIRRHPHVFGNVDVENSDEVVRNWEAIKRQEAGYEDRKSVLDGIPNALPMLLRAQKIQNRAARVGFDWDELTDVVAKVEEELEEVKVSISTDDPEATAMELGDLLFAIVNLCRFMEIQAEETLRQANRKFIQRFKWMEAELERRGTNFEAQNLESLDAIWEEAKKAEADID; this is encoded by the coding sequence ATGCCAAAAGATCTGTTTGAGGAACTCGTTGATGTCATAGCGACACTGCGAAGCGAAAATGGATGTCCGTGGGATCGCGAGCAGACGCATGAATCGCTGAAATCTACACTCATTGAGGAAACCTACGAGACCCTTGAAGCGATTGATACGGGTGATCCAAAGAAGTTGAAAGAAGAACTCGGTGATCTGCTTTTAAACATCATGCTTCAGGCACAGATTGCAGCCGAACACGAGGATTTTGACATCTACGGCGTAATTGAGACCTTAACAGAGAAACTTATACGGCGGCATCCGCATGTCTTTGGTAATGTGGATGTTGAGAATTCGGATGAGGTCGTGAGGAATTGGGAGGCGATCAAACGTCAAGAGGCGGGTTATGAGGATCGGAAATCCGTACTTGATGGGATTCCGAACGCACTCCCGATGCTGCTCCGCGCACAGAAGATACAGAACCGCGCAGCACGTGTCGGTTTTGATTGGGATGAGCTGACCGATGTTGTTGCTAAGGTTGAGGAGGAACTTGAGGAAGTTAAAGTGAGTATCAGCACAGATGACCCAGAGGCAACAGCGATGGAACTCGGGGACCTGTTGTTTGCTATCGTGAATCTGTGTCGTTTTATGGAGATTCAAGCGGAGGAGACATTGCGGCAGGCGAACCGAAAATTTATACAGCGTTTTAAATGGATGGAAGCAGAATTAGAACGCCGCGGCACGAATTTTGAAGCACAAAACTTAGAAAGTTTAGACGCAATCTGGGAAGAAGCGAAAAAAGCCGAAGCCGACATCGATTGA